The DNA region GCGGGTGCCGATCACCACGGTTGCCGTCCCGCGCAGCACCGACAGCCAGCGGCGGTACCGGGCCGACGGTCCCAGCCCGGCCGACAGCGCGACCACCGGTGTGGTGTTCCCGGTGGCCCCCAGCCTGGTGACGGTGCTGGCGTAGAGGGCGTCGACGGCACGCTGATCGGGTACCACCGCGAGCACGCCGCGACCGCCGCTGACCGCGGCGGCCACCATGTCGGCCAGCCGGTCGGCCCAGGACTCCCCCGGCAGCGCCTGCCAGACCGCGCGCACCGCGCGCGCCTCGGCCAGCGCGGCCAGGAACCGGTCGCCGCCCCGGTAGCGACCCCAACTCTGCGGATCCGCTGGGGCGATCTCCAACGCCGTTGGCGGCTTGGGGGTTTCGCGTTCGACCTTGGCGTGCCGGGGAGGGATGGCGAGCCGCAGCACGTCGGCGCGGGTGCCGGCGTAGCGCGCGGCCACCGCGTCGGCCAGCCGTCGCACCTCCGGTGTCAGCACCCGCTCCGGGGACACCACGCGATCCAGCCAGCCGAGTTGACCGACGTGGTCGGTGTCCGAGCGCCGCTCCAGGACGAAGGCGTCGATGAGGCGACCGTGGAAGCGCACCCGGACCCGGACCCCGGGCTGCGCGTCATCGGACTGCTCGGCGCTCACCAGATAGTCGAATTCGCGGTCCAGATGCGGGACGGTGAGCATCGGCAGCACCCGCGCGATGGGCTCGTGCTCGGCCGCCGTGCGGGTCGCGGTCACTGCGGCAGCGGCGCGGACCGGGCATCCGCCGGGCAGCGGCCGAAGAAGAAGCCCGCTGTGATCAGCACCTGCGACAGCCCGTAGGCCCACCAGATCGCCACCGCGAGAAGCTGATCGTGCCGAATGAACTCGCTGATCCCGATCATCGAATCCGACACCGCGAAGCTCACCGCGCCCAGCGCGGTCCACGGGGTGGACAGGCGCGCCAGCAGGGCCGCGCACACCATCGCCCCGAGCACCGCGATGTACACCGTGACCGGCACGGTCAACCCGTCGGCGACCAGCTGCGGCCAGAACCAGACCAGCAGCGCCGCGCAGGCGGCCACCACCACGGCGGCGGCGGCCGCACGCCGCGGCGACGCCTCGACCAGCGGGAGCAGGGCGCCCAGGAAGCACAGGTGCGCGATCAGGAAAGCGCCGAGGCCGCCGACGAACGACGGTTCCCACCACGGCATCGCCAACAGCAGGTCGCCGAGCGCGGAGAACACCAGCGCCCCGAGCAGCCAGCGGCGTTCCCGCAGCACCGGATGACAGGCCGCGGCCGCGGCCAGCAGCAGCGCCATCGCCGCCTTGACGACGGGTTGACCGGCGAACTGGCCGGTCAGGTCGGCGCCGGCGGGCAGGCGCAGGGCCGTGACGAGCAGGAAAACTCCGTAGCCGGCGCCCACGATCGCGCCCGCCAACCACAGCCGGGTTTGGAGCACCGGTGTTGCCCAGGATGCGGATACCACTCTGCGACGGTAGCCGACCGGTATCGATAGGTTGATCCGATGGTGAGCATCGACCCGATCCTGCAACAGATCCTCGAGGCCGTGCCGTTCCGGCTCTCCCCGGACGACGGGCCGGCGGCCGCCCGCAAGGCGCTCCGCGATCTGCCGCGGCCCCCGCTGCACCCCGAGGTGCGCGCCGAGGACCGCGCGGTGGACAGCCCGGCCGGGCCGATCCCGATCCGGATCTACTGGCCGCCCG from Mycolicibacterium sp. MU0053 includes:
- a CDS encoding lysoplasmalogenase, giving the protein MVSASWATPVLQTRLWLAGAIVGAGYGVFLLVTALRLPAGADLTGQFAGQPVVKAAMALLLAAAAACHPVLRERRWLLGALVFSALGDLLLAMPWWEPSFVGGLGAFLIAHLCFLGALLPLVEASPRRAAAAAVVVAACAALLVWFWPQLVADGLTVPVTVYIAVLGAMVCAALLARLSTPWTALGAVSFAVSDSMIGISEFIRHDQLLAVAIWWAYGLSQVLITAGFFFGRCPADARSAPLPQ